CGCGGTTGACGCCCTGCCACACGACGGCCTTCACGAGGTCCTCCGGTTGTCGTACATCCTGGCCTCCGCCTTCATCGCACCCTTGCGGCCACTGGACTGGCCCTCGGTGGTGGGAATGTGCCCGACCTCCAGCAGCCGCTTGAGCCGCCGCAGGTCATGTTCAATCTGCACGTTGGGGTCCTCGCCCAGCATCCGGGCGACGGTTGCCCCCAGGGTGCCCCCCGGCGGGCGATAGGTCAGCGAGACGTGAATCTCGGTGCCCCGGTCCCCCGGCGCGGGCCGGAACTCCACTGCACCCTCGTTGGGTACGGTCGCCCCCTCCAGCGAGCGCCACGCGATGCGGCGCCCCGGCTCGTCGGCAGTGATCTCGGCGTCCCACTCGACGCTGGTGCCCACCGGGGCCTTGGCAACCCAGTGCGAGCGCTGGCCCTCGCCGTCCTGAACCTTCACCGACTCGAGGTGGTCCATGAAGCGCGGCAGGTTCTCAAAGTTGCGCCAGAAGGCGTACAGTTCGTCCGCGCCCATGCCAATCGTGATCGCCTTTTCCACCTTGATCTGGTCGTCCTCGGTGCGGCGCACGCCCGTGACCGTCTCGCCCAGGCCCTGGCCCATCGCCGCGCCCGCGACGAGCAGTGCTCCCCCGGTGGCGAGCAGGGTGCCCACCTGTCCGCGCTGGCCCAGGCTCAGGGCGATCAGCCCGGCCCCGATGCCGCCGAACAGCACGCGCTCGGCCGGGCTGGAATTCCGGCCGCTCTGGGGCCGTTGCTCGTGGTCTTTGCGGGTCATCTAGCGTCCTCCCTTTCCGGTGAGGTGGCCCTTGACCTTTTCAGCCAGGGTGGGCGGATTCATGCTCAGTGCCCGCGCGGTCAGCACGTCCACCACCAGCACGCCCGAGAGCATCAGCAGGCTGTTCGCCATGCGCTTGCGCCCGTGCGGGTCGTTCGGCCCCGCGTGGCCCACCGTGGCGATGTCCAGCACGTCCCCGACGGCCCGGCCCCACACCCAGGTGGCGGCGGCCGCCGGGTGGGTCAGCAGGCCAACCCCGGCTACTACTTCCCGTACCCCGTAGGAGCGCACCAGCCCGTCCTGCTCGCCGTCCCGCACGCCCACCAGACGGCTGATCTGGCCCGGCGTGATCAGTTCGGCGACGCCCAGCCCCAGGCTGAACCAGCCCAGTCCCCTCGCTACTTGCTGTGCATCCATGTGTCTGCCTCCTTCAGGGTCAGGCCCTGCGAACAGTTCCCAGCGTCGCAGAAGACCCCCGGCCTTTTCGTCCGGTGGGGCTAGAGAGTTGCTTCACGCGGGGCCTCGGCCTCCCCCAGACCCTGCCCAGGCGGTCTAATGCCCCCATGCTCGACCTGACAGGCAAGGTGGTGCTGGTGACCGGCGGCTCGCGCGGCATCGGCGCGGCGACGGTGCGGACGCTGGCGGCGGCGGGCGCCGACGTGCTCGTGCACTACGGGCGCGGGGAAGCCGAGGCCCGCTCGCTGGTGGCGGAGGTAGGGGAGGAGCGTGCCACCGCACTGGGCGCCGACCTCGCCCAGCCTGGGGCCGGAGTGGCCCTCTTCCGGGAGGCGCTGGCCTGGCGCGGGCGGGTGGACGTGCTCGTGAACAATGCGGGCATCGCTCCTACCGTCACCGTGGATGACCCGGAGGATGCCTGGGCGGGGACGTGGGCGCAGACCCTTCAGGTCAACCTCGTGGCGGTGGCCGACCTGTGCCGGGAGGCGATCCTTCACTTCCGCACGCGGGGCGGCGGGACCATCATCAACGTGGCGAGCCGCGCGGCCTTCCGGGGCGACAACCCGGACGCGATGCACTACGCGGCGTCCAAGGGTGGCGTGATCGCCCTGACCCGCTCCATCGCGCGGGGGTACGCCCGCGAGGGCATCCTGGCCTACGCGGTCGCTCCGGGCTGGGTCCGCACCGATATGGCGGAAGAGTACCTGCGCGAGCACGCCGCCGACCTCGCCCGCGAGATCCCGATGGGCGACGTGGTCCCGCCCGAGGAGGTCGCGCACACGGTCGCCTTTCTCGCCTCCGGACTGGCCCGACACATGACGGGCGCGACGCTGGACCTCAACGGGGCCTCCTACGTGCGGTGAGGGAGCGCCGTGTTAGCCTCCTTGCCGTGATCCCGATTGGTGGCTGGCCGCTCGCTCTGCTCGGGGGGATGACCCGGTCATCCCCCGCCACCGTTCTATGACCCTCGCCGTCATCGCCGTCGGCCTGCTCGCCGGGGTGCTGGGCGCGATCCTGGGGCTGGGCGGCGGCGTGGTCGTCGTGCCCGCGCTGGAATTCGTGCTGCCCCTCTTCGGACGCGACATCACCATCGCGCAGGCGGTGGCCGTGTCGCAGATCGGGGTGCTCGCGGTGGGCCTCAGCGGGGCGGCGAGCTACCTCCAGCAGGGGCTGGTGCGGGCGCGGACGGGCTACCTGCTTTCGCCCTTCACGATCTTGGGCGGGGCGATCGGTTCCTTCCTGGGCCTGGTGCTGCCTGCCCGCGCGGTGGCGACGGTGTTCGCCCTCCTCCTGCTGTACTCGGCCTACAACCTGCTGCGGGGCCTCAAGCGGGTGGAGGTCGAGCGGCCCCCCAGCCGCCTGGTGCCCCCGGCGATGACCTTCGCGGGCGTGATGAGCGGGCTGCTGGGCATCGGCGGCGGCACGGTGCAGGTGCCGGTGCTGAACCTGCTCGCGGGAGTGCCCATCCGGCAGGCGATCGCCACTTCCACTTTCATCATGGGCCTGACCGCCGTGGGCAACGCGCTGGTGTACCACGCGGGAGGGCTGCTGGACGTGCGGCTGGCTGCCGGAGTTGCCCTGGGCGTGCTGATCGGGGCGCGGGCGGGGGCGGGGCTGCAAAGCCGCATTCCCGCCGCGCAGCTCAAGCTGTTTTTCAGCGTGCTGCTGATCTTCACGGCGGGGCAACTGCTGTGGAAATACTGGGGGAACGGATGACGCCGGAGAAGAAGCCCGACACCGAACTCGCGGGCCTGCCCGGCTGGCTCTACCCCCTCGGCTTCTGGGTGGCGGTGGGCCTGCTCGCGCTGGGCGTGCTGTTTCCGCGCCTGGCGGCCCTTGCGGTGGGCTGGGTGGGGATGGTGCCCGTGCTGGCGGCCGTGTGGGTGGCGGTCGCCGCGTGGAGGCGGGACCGTCGCCTCAGCCTCGCGGCGCTGGCGGCGCTGGGCGGGCTGGTCGTCGTATTTGTGGTGAAAGGGTTCCTGCCGGGGAGCTAGGGAGAGGCAGGGGGTCATGACGACTGGAGACGCGGAGCGGCGGGAGCGAAGGACATTGAGCGCCTTTCTCCTGGCGTCGCTGCTGGGGCTGCTGCTCTTTAGCCTGCACTGGGCACAACCCCTGCTGAACTGCGGCGAAACGCTGCGGGCTTTTAACGGGCGGGCACTGTTCGCCTTCAGCCTTGCGGCCGTCTCCCTGCTGCTCGCGCTGCTGGACCGCCCACGCCGCTCGTTCTGGGCGCCCCTGGCCTTGTTTTTACTGGGGGTGGCAGCGGCGCTGCGCTTCACCTCGCCCTTTTTCTGCTAGGCGGACCCGGGAGAGTGGCTTCTGGTCCTGCGCTGACAGCCCACGGCTCTTAAGCTGAGCCATGACCCTTCGCGCCGCCCTCCTCGCGGGGCTGATGCTGTGTTCGGCCGCCCTGGCCCAGCGCACGCCGCAGGAGTTGGCCGGGGCGCTTCAGGCGGCTGCCCGTGCCGGGAATGCCGCCGCCTACCGCGCCCTCCTCGCTCCCGGCGGCACCTTCACGGTGGAGGGAACCAACTTCGCCGCCGACCTCGCCCGGCGGCCTCCCCGCGACGTGACCTATGCGTTCCGGGACGTGCGGGTGGAGGGCACGGGGGCGACGGCCACCCTTGATCTCGTGTGGACCCGGACGCCGGGAGAGGTGCGGCGGGTCAGTCTGCCCGTGCGCCTCGTGCGGGTGGGGGAGGTCTGGCGCTACGCGGGCGAGGCGTTCACCCCGGTGAAGACTGAGACGGGCAGCCTCCTCGCCCTGAATGTGCCAGGCTTGGCGGAAAAGGCCGCCGTCCTCGCTCCCCTGCTCTCCCGTGCTGCCCGCGAGGTGCAACGGGTGCTGGGCCTGACCATTCCCGCCGACGCCGTCGTCAAGGTCTATCCCGACGCCGAGCGCCTCAGCGCCAGCGTGTACCCGTCGCTGCAACCCGTTTCCGGCTGGAACGAGCCCGGCGAGGCGATCAAGCTGGTGCTGCCGGGCGGCCCCCCGGCCCAGGCCGAGGCGTCCGCGCTGCGGGTGCTGACCCACGAGTTCACCCACCTCGCCGTGGGGCTGGCGGCGGGGCCGGGGGGCGACAAGCGCATTCCCTGGTGGCTGCACGAGGGGCTGGCGAACTTCGCCGCCCGCGCCTTTGTGCCCGAGTCCGGGTGGCGGGCGTGGCAGGCCCGCGTGAACGCCTACGCCCGCGCCGGGTGGGTGCCCCTCTCTGAACTCGCCGACTTCCCCGCCGTGTCCGAGGACCGCTGGGACCACGCCTACCGTCAGGGCCTCGGCGCGGTGGAGTTTCTGGCCGCGCGGCTGGGCGGGGACGCTCCCTGGCGGCTCGCGCAGGCCTTCGCGCAGGGTGGGGACTGGGACCGGGCGGCGCGTGCCCTGGGGTTTGCCTCCTTCGCTGCGTTGGAAGCGGCGGCGCGGGCGTGGCTGGCGGCCCGTTGAGAGGCGTTCCGGTGGAACGGTTGAAAGAACTGTTCCACCCGAGCAAAGCGGGAAGGAAAAAGACGGTTGCCGGGAAGGGAGTGACCAAATCGGCGTCTTCCCGGTTCGGGAACGGATTGGACGGCAGCCGTCTAGGCCCCGGCGTTCTGTGTCATGGCCGGTGGACAAACGCCCCGGCTGACCCTAACCTTTGGACCGAGTTCAATATTTGAAGCTGCTCACCGCAGGAGGTCGCATGAAGACACAGCCTTACCGCATCCAGAAGGCCGCCGTGATCGGCGCGGGCGTGATGGGTGCCGCCATCGCCGCGCAGCTCGCCAACGCGGGGATTCCCGTCACCCTGCTCGACATCGTGCTGCCGGACAACCCCGACCGCAACTTCCTCGCCAAGCAGGGCATTCAGCGGGCCTTGAAAGCCCGCCCTGCCGCCTTCATGGACCCGGACCGCGCGGCGCTCATCACGCCCGGCAACCTCGAAGACGACCTGAAGAAGCTCAAGGATGCCGACTGGATTCTCGAGGCGATCATCGAGAAGCTGGACGCCAAGCGTGACCTGTGGGCGCGGGTGGAGGGTGTCGCCAAGAAGACGGCGATCATCTCCAGCAACTCTTCGGGCATCCCCATGCACCTCCAGATCGAGGGCCGCTCGGAAGACTTCCAGCGCCGCTTTGTGGGAGCGCACTTTTTCAACCCGCCGCGCTACCTGCACCTCCTCGAAGTCATTCCCACGCCCAAGACCGATCCGGCCGTGCTGGAAGCGTTCAGCGAGTTCGGGGAAGGGGTGCTGGGCAAGGGCATCGTGGTCGCCAACGACGTGCCGGGCTTCGTCGCCAACCGCATCGGCGTGTACGGGATCGTCCGCGCCATGCAGCATATGGAGCGCACCGGCCTGACCCCCGACGAGGTGGACGCGCTCACCGGCCCCGCGCTGGGCCGCGCCAAGAGTGCGACCTTCCGTACTGCTGACCTCTCGGGCCTGGACATCATCTACCACGTCGCGAACGACCTCGGCAAAGCCACGCCCGCCGACGAGGACTTCACGCTCACCGACACCTTCAAGCGCTTGGTCGAGGAGAAGAAGTTCCTGGGTGACAAGACCGGCAGCGGCTTCTACAAGAAGACCAAGGACGAGAAGGGCAAGACCAAGATTCTGAGCCTCAACCTCGATTCGCTGGAGTACGAGGACCGGGGCAAGGTGAAGGTGCCCGTCGTGGAGGCGGTCAAGAGCCAGCCCCTCGCTGCCCGCGTGAAGGCGCTGTACGGCGCCGAAGGCAAGGAGGGCGACTTCCTGCGCGGCGTGATGAACGACGGCTTCTGGTACGCGGCGAAGATGGCCGGGAATGTGTCCAACCGCCTTCAGGACATCGACAACGCGCTGAAGTGGGGCTTCGGCTGGGAGGAAGGCCCCTTCGAGACGATGGACACCCTGGGCGTCCAGACCGTGATCGCCAATCTGGAGGCCGAGGGCCGCACCCTTCCGCCCCTGCTGGCGGCGATGAAGGACTCCGGCCGCGAGCGCTTCTATGAGGGCGACACCACCGTCACGCCGACGGGCGAGGCGACCCCGTACCAGGCCCCCTACTTCATCCTGACGGACCTCAAGAAAGACGCCACCAAGGTCGTCAAGAAGCGGCCCGGCGCGAGCGTCGTGGACCTGGGCGACGGGGTGCTGCTGGTCGAGTGGCACGCCAAGATGAACGCGCTGGGGGAAGACCAGCTCCGCGCCGTGCAGGACGCGCACAAGCTGGTGGGGGAGATGGGCTACGCGGGATTGGTGGTGGGCAACCAAGGCGAGAACTTCTCCGCCGGGGCCAACCTGCCGCTGATCCTCTCGCAGGCGCAGGCCGAGGAGTGGGACGAGCTGGACGACGCGATCAAGCAGTTCCAGCAGGTGACGACATCCATGCGCTTCAGCCCGCACCCCACCGTCGCGGCCCCCTTCGGGCTGGCGCTGGGCGGCGGCTGCGAGTTCTCGATCCATGCCGACCACATCGTCGCGAGTGCCGAGACGTACATGGGGCTGGTGGAAGTGGGCGTGGGCCTGATCCCCGGCGGCGGCGGCACCAAGGAAATGCTGCTGCGCTTCACCGACCAGCTTCAGCCGAACCAGCCGCTGCTGCCCGCCGTGCAGCGGGCCTTCGAGCTGATCGGCACGGCCAAGGTCAGCACCTCGGCCCTGGAGGCCCGCAAGCTCGGCTTCCTGCGTGACCACGACACCGTGGTGATGAACAAAAACCACGTCATCGAGGAAGCCAAGCGGATGGTGCTGGCCCTGGCCCCCGGCTACGTGCAGCCCACGCCCCGGCAGGACATCCCAGTGATGGGCGACGCCGCCATCGCCGCCGTCAAGCTGGCCCTCTACGGCATGACCGAAGGTGGGTACGCCACCCCCTACGACGCCGAAGTGGGCACCCAGCTTGCCCGCGTCCTTTCCGGCGGCACCGGCAACAACCGCAATGCGAAGGTGTCCGAACAGCACCTCCTCGACCTCGAGCGCGAGGCCTTCCTGACCCTGCTGGGCAAGAAGGGCACCCAGCAGCGCATCGAGCACATGCTCAAGACCGGCAAGCCGCTGAGGAACTGACCGACCGTGACCCCGCGCCCCTTGACCCGCCTGCGGGCCGTGCCTCCCCAGCGTCTGCTGGGCTGGGCCGCCCTGGCCTATGCCGGGCTGCTGGTGGTCGGCGCCGTCGTGGGAGCCGAAATCACCCTGCGGTCCAAGACCCGCTGGGTCAAGGGCGACTTCGTTCCGGTGGGGCGGCGCGGGAACTCGGTGTACCTGCCCACGTCGCCGGAGACGCTCTCGCGGGGGGTGGTCGGCATCGTGCCGCTGCGTCCCAACCGGGGGCACGCGGTGCTGGGGCCGGGGCAGATCGTGGGGACGCTGGTGCGGCGGGAGATCGGGGAGGAGCGCGGCGTGCTGCCTCACGGGTCGCTCGCGTGGGTGTCCTCCTTCGTCTACAACGGCACCCCGGCGCAACTGGGCGTGCCTTATGAGGACACCGCCGTCCCCACCCCGCTGGGCGAGATGCCCGCGTGGCACATCCCACCCACGGAAGGCGAAAGGGACGCCGTGGTCATCTTGATTCACGGGCACGGCGGGCAGCGGTCGCAGGCCCTGCGGATGCTTCCGGCGCTGCGGCGCACGGGCACAGGTTCCCTCTTCGTCACCTTCCGCAATGCCTTCGGTGCCCCGCGCTCCGGGAAGGGCTACCACACCCTGGGCGACGAGGAGGCCGAGGACGTGCTCGCCGCGCTGGAGTGGGCGCGGGAAGCGGGCTACCGCCGGGCCGTGCTGTACGGCTTTTCCATGGGCGGCAACATCGCCCTGAGCGTGCTGCGCGACCGGTTTCAGCCGTTCCCCATCCCCGTTACGGGCGTCATGCTCGACTGTCCCGCGCTGGACTGGCGGGACGTGATTCGCGCCAACGGTCAGCGCTACGGCCTGCCGCCCTTTGTGGCGGGGCACATCGGGCGGGCGGTGCAGGCCCTCGTCACCCGGCGCTCCGGGCAGGACTTTGACGCGGTAGATCAACTTGCCGCCGCCTCCCGCTTCAAGGTGCCCATCCTCCTGTGGCACGGCACCCGTGACCGTACCATTCCGGTGGGGCAATCGGACGCGCTGGCCGCCGCCCGCCCCGATCTGGTGGAGTACCACCGGGTCGATGGCGCTAAGCACATTCGGTGCTGGAATCTGGACCCCCACAAGTATGACCTGACGCTGGAAGCCTTTATCGAGCGGGTTCTTCCAGACTCAAACCAAGGAGAACACCATGCGTGACGCTGTTATCGTTTCCGCCGTTCGGACCCCCGTGGGCCGCGGCGTCAAAGGCACCCTCGCCAACACCCGCCCCGACGACCTCGCCGCCCTCGTGCTCAACGAAGCCGTGAAGCGGGCGGGCGTGGACGTGTCGGTCGTGGAGGACGTGTACCTCGGCTGTGCGATTCCCGAAGCCGAGCAGGGCCTCAACGTGGCCCGCATGGCCGCCCTGCGGGCCGGGATGCCCGACACCGTGGGCGGCGTGACGATCAACCGTTTCTGCTCCAGCGGCCTCCAGACCATTGCGATGGCCGCCGCCGCCATCCAGACCGGGCAGGCCGACGTGATGCTCGCTGGGGGCGTGGAGAGCATGAGCATGGTGCCCATGACCGGGCACAACCCCAGCCCCAACCCCGACCTCGTGGACGAGCGCCCCGGCGCCTACATCGGCATGGGCCTGACCGCCGAGAACGTGGCCGCCAAGTACGGCGTGAGCCGCGAGGATCAGGACCAGTTCGCCCTCGCGAGCCACCGGAAGGCCGCCGCCGCGCAGGATTCCGGCAAGTTTGACGAGGAGATCGTTCCTGTGCCCGTCCGCGTGGACAAGGTGAAGGGCACCAAGGTGAAGTCCGAGACCATCCTCTTCGACAAGGACGAGCTGATTCGCCGCGACGCCAACCTCGCGGACATGGCGAAGGTTCGCCCGGCGTTCAAGGCGACCGGCTCGGTGAGCGCCGCCAACTCCAGCCCCTTCAGCGACGGGGCCGCCGCCGTCCTCGTCATGAGCGGCGAGAAGGCGCAGGAACTCGGCGTCAAGCCCCTGGCCAAGTTCCTGGGCTTCGCGGTGGCGGGCGTCGAGCCCGAGCTGATGGGCATCGGCCCCGTGCGGGCGATCCCCAAGGTGCTCGCGCAGACGGGTCTGACCCTGGACGACATCGACCTGATCGAGCTGAATGAGGCCTTTGCCGCGCAGAGCCTCGCCGTGGCCCGTGAACTGGGGCTGCCCCAGGACAGGATGAACGTGAACGGCGGCGCCATCGCCCTCGGGCACCCGCTGGGCTGCTCGGGCGCCAAGCTCACCACGACCGCGATCTACGAGCTGCGGCGCCGGGGCGGGGGCAAGGCGCTGATCACCATGTGCATCGGTGGCGGCATGGGCGCGGCGGGTGTGATCGAGGTCTACCCAGCGGAAGGGGAAGGCGAGCAGGCCGCCGACTGAGGCTGAGGCATGGAAAGAGGGCGACTCCAAGCACGGAGTCGCCCTCTTTCTGTAGGTGAGGCTCAGCGCCCGAGGTGCTTCAGGACCGGGAAGAACCGCTCGGGCAGGGGCATCCGCGTGCCCGACAGCGTGTTCAGCTTGGCGGCGCGGTCGAGCTTCCCCGCCACGGTCGCTAGGCGAACCAGGGCCGCTTGCCGGGGGAGTGCCTGGGCACCCAGGGCGCTCTCCGCGAACACGTCGTCCAGGGTGGGGTCTTCAGAGAGCTGAACCATCAGGAAGGCGGCGATCTGCGGCTCGGTGTCGGTCGGGGTGACATACACCTCTGCGTCGTCGTCGAAGAAGGCGGGCAGCCCATCAAGGTCTTCAAGGGCATCGTCGTCGTCATCGGCCAGCAGGTAAAGATCGCTGCCCTGCATGTCCGTGGCGAAGCGGAGTTGAAGCCGCCTGGCTCCGGTGAGCGGTCCCAGCGCTGCGAGGCCCTGGAAGGTCTGGGGACCGTCGATGTCCTCCACCGAATCCAGGGTCGCGTAGACGCCCAGCGCCACTGCCCCGTAGGTTTCGGCGTCCTGATCGAACAGGGTCACTGAACCAC
This genomic stretch from Deinococcus sp. HSC-46F16 harbors:
- a CDS encoding sulfite exporter TauE/SafE family protein; translation: MTLAVIAVGLLAGVLGAILGLGGGVVVVPALEFVLPLFGRDITIAQAVAVSQIGVLAVGLSGAASYLQQGLVRARTGYLLSPFTILGGAIGSFLGLVLPARAVATVFALLLLYSAYNLLRGLKRVEVERPPSRLVPPAMTFAGVMSGLLGIGGGTVQVPVLNLLAGVPIRQAIATSTFIMGLTAVGNALVYHAGGLLDVRLAAGVALGVLIGARAGAGLQSRIPAAQLKLFFSVLLIFTAGQLLWKYWGNG
- a CDS encoding SDR family NAD(P)-dependent oxidoreductase, with the translated sequence MLDLTGKVVLVTGGSRGIGAATVRTLAAAGADVLVHYGRGEAEARSLVAEVGEERATALGADLAQPGAGVALFREALAWRGRVDVLVNNAGIAPTVTVDDPEDAWAGTWAQTLQVNLVAVADLCREAILHFRTRGGGTIINVASRAAFRGDNPDAMHYAASKGGVIALTRSIARGYAREGILAYAVAPGWVRTDMAEEYLREHAADLAREIPMGDVVPPEEVAHTVAFLASGLARHMTGATLDLNGASYVR
- a CDS encoding 3-hydroxyacyl-CoA dehydrogenase/enoyl-CoA hydratase family protein; the encoded protein is MKTQPYRIQKAAVIGAGVMGAAIAAQLANAGIPVTLLDIVLPDNPDRNFLAKQGIQRALKARPAAFMDPDRAALITPGNLEDDLKKLKDADWILEAIIEKLDAKRDLWARVEGVAKKTAIISSNSSGIPMHLQIEGRSEDFQRRFVGAHFFNPPRYLHLLEVIPTPKTDPAVLEAFSEFGEGVLGKGIVVANDVPGFVANRIGVYGIVRAMQHMERTGLTPDEVDALTGPALGRAKSATFRTADLSGLDIIYHVANDLGKATPADEDFTLTDTFKRLVEEKKFLGDKTGSGFYKKTKDEKGKTKILSLNLDSLEYEDRGKVKVPVVEAVKSQPLAARVKALYGAEGKEGDFLRGVMNDGFWYAAKMAGNVSNRLQDIDNALKWGFGWEEGPFETMDTLGVQTVIANLEAEGRTLPPLLAAMKDSGRERFYEGDTTVTPTGEATPYQAPYFILTDLKKDATKVVKKRPGASVVDLGDGVLLVEWHAKMNALGEDQLRAVQDAHKLVGEMGYAGLVVGNQGENFSAGANLPLILSQAQAEEWDELDDAIKQFQQVTTSMRFSPHPTVAAPFGLALGGGCEFSIHADHIVASAETYMGLVEVGVGLIPGGGGTKEMLLRFTDQLQPNQPLLPAVQRAFELIGTAKVSTSALEARKLGFLRDHDTVVMNKNHVIEEAKRMVLALAPGYVQPTPRQDIPVMGDAAIAAVKLALYGMTEGGYATPYDAEVGTQLARVLSGGTGNNRNAKVSEQHLLDLEREAFLTLLGKKGTQQRIEHMLKTGKPLRN
- a CDS encoding thiolase family protein is translated as MRDAVIVSAVRTPVGRGVKGTLANTRPDDLAALVLNEAVKRAGVDVSVVEDVYLGCAIPEAEQGLNVARMAALRAGMPDTVGGVTINRFCSSGLQTIAMAAAAIQTGQADVMLAGGVESMSMVPMTGHNPSPNPDLVDERPGAYIGMGLTAENVAAKYGVSREDQDQFALASHRKAAAAQDSGKFDEEIVPVPVRVDKVKGTKVKSETILFDKDELIRRDANLADMAKVRPAFKATGSVSAANSSPFSDGAAAVLVMSGEKAQELGVKPLAKFLGFAVAGVEPELMGIGPVRAIPKVLAQTGLTLDDIDLIELNEAFAAQSLAVARELGLPQDRMNVNGGAIALGHPLGCSGAKLTTTAIYELRRRGGGKALITMCIGGGMGAAGVIEVYPAEGEGEQAAD
- a CDS encoding alpha/beta fold hydrolase, translated to MTPRPLTRLRAVPPQRLLGWAALAYAGLLVVGAVVGAEITLRSKTRWVKGDFVPVGRRGNSVYLPTSPETLSRGVVGIVPLRPNRGHAVLGPGQIVGTLVRREIGEERGVLPHGSLAWVSSFVYNGTPAQLGVPYEDTAVPTPLGEMPAWHIPPTEGERDAVVILIHGHGGQRSQALRMLPALRRTGTGSLFVTFRNAFGAPRSGKGYHTLGDEEAEDVLAALEWAREAGYRRAVLYGFSMGGNIALSVLRDRFQPFPIPVTGVMLDCPALDWRDVIRANGQRYGLPPFVAGHIGRAVQALVTRRSGQDFDAVDQLAAASRFKVPILLWHGTRDRTIPVGQSDALAAARPDLVEYHRVDGAKHIRCWNLDPHKYDLTLEAFIERVLPDSNQGEHHA
- a CDS encoding SRPBCC family protein, yielding MTRKDHEQRPQSGRNSSPAERVLFGGIGAGLIALSLGQRGQVGTLLATGGALLVAGAAMGQGLGETVTGVRRTEDDQIKVEKAITIGMGADELYAFWRNFENLPRFMDHLESVKVQDGEGQRSHWVAKAPVGTSVEWDAEITADEPGRRIAWRSLEGATVPNEGAVEFRPAPGDRGTEIHVSLTYRPPGGTLGATVARMLGEDPNVQIEHDLRRLKRLLEVGHIPTTEGQSSGRKGAMKAEARMYDNRRTS
- a CDS encoding Ig-like domain-containing protein, with the translated sequence MKTKFCLPLLGSALLLASCGGGADTTAPTVTLTATAPTAPGPLTLTADARDNRGVTRVEFYRGSTLIATDTQAPYTATVEVDQRDNGPVSFTARAYDAAGNVGQGGLNTTVNINTLYQGDWGWVAVNYDGTLLSGGSVTLFDQDAETYGAVALGVYATLDSVEDIDGPQTFQGLAALGPLTGARRLQLRFATDMQGSDLYLLADDDDDALEDLDGLPAFFDDDAEVYVTPTDTEPQIAAFLMVQLSEDPTLDDVFAESALGAQALPRQAALVRLATVAGKLDRAAKLNTLSGTRMPLPERFFPVLKHLGR